The following proteins come from a genomic window of Pocillopora verrucosa isolate sample1 chromosome 6, ASM3666991v2, whole genome shotgun sequence:
- the LOC131792243 gene encoding uncharacterized protein gives MEVPRQPADFTCSVKYLGSQNAMYPQTGTLENIARVYQKGCALNERDIEKLTVTKDSVSVRSKNTEKIFKLRKILFCASYKKIPKVVAFNYMVSSSPKRLECHAFLCGSNEEARAVVAALTSAFRMAYNESKNAGEIHVDETITNHKIWTVDSAEEKEIKVIFALPRKIGEIFDTLTNCMTAK, from the coding sequence ATGGAGGTGCCACGGCAACCAGCGGATTTCACATGCAGCGTGAAGTATTTAGGAAGTCAAAATGCCATGTATCCACAGACTGGGACTTTGGAAAACATCGCCCGGGTGTATCAAAAAGGTTGTGCGCTTAACGAGAGGGACATCGAAAAATTGACTGTTACTAAAGACAGTGTTTCAGTTCGCAGCAAAAACACCGAAAAGATTTTCAAACTACGCAAAATTTTGTTCTGCGCAAGCTACAAGAAGATTCCCAAAGTTGTTGCGTTTAACTATATGGTTTCGTCCTCGCCGAAGCGATTGGAGTGTCATGCGTTTTTATGCGGGTCTAACGAAGAAGCGAGAGCTGTTGTCGCCGCTCTGACCTCAGCGTTCAGAATGGCGTACAACGAGTCGAAAAACGCAGGTGAAATTCACGTCGATGAAACCATTACAAATCACAAGATTTGGACAGTCGATTCAGCTGAGGAGAAAGAGATTAAAGTTATTTTCGCATTGCCTCGGAAAATCGGTGAAATATTTGATACTTTGACGAATTGCATGACCGCAAAGTGA